TGCTTATTTCAGCCTGATACTCCCGGATCGTGCCGTCAACGCTGCAGAGAATCGTTGCAGGACCTGGCTGTACTTCCTGCTTCATCGCTATTTCATAGCTGTTTAGAGGAAGGCTGTCCATGGATTCCTGATCCAGCGATCCATAAATACCGATTTTCGTATTTTTGTCGATATTCCCCATAATATCTTCATTACGATAGCGAATCACTCCCCGCAGCTCTCCCGGACTTCCTGAGCTTCCCTTTACTACATCCAGAATTTCTGCCTGATATAGCTCTCCCTTTCCAAGTTTCAGTAAATCCCCGGTATCTGCATCACTGATTCCATGTCCCAGTGCTCCAAATTTTCCATCCTGGGTAACATAGGTCAGGGTTCCAATACCCTGAACATTGTCCCTGACCCATATTCCCAGCTTATATGAACCGTCCTCTGTCATAACCGGCGTAACCTGCAAATCAATCAGTTCATCTTGCCGCATCACGGACAATACCATAGAGCTGCCGTCGCTTTCGGCTACTTTATCAAGCAGCTCCTGTTTATTATTTAAGTCCTGCCCATTGATTTTTTCAATATAATCACCAGCCCGCACGATATGTTCCGCCGGTTTTATAAGCTGCCCATCCTGGGTCTGCACTTCACCTGCATCCACAATCAGGACACCTTCCGTCTCCATGTAGATTCCCACAGAAGAACCGCTTACAAAGACTGCGGGTCTTTCTGTCTTTTCCACCTTGACGGATTTTAAAGGTAAAATATCAGCAAGTTTGACTTCTACTTTGTAGCTCCCGCTTCCGGACACCTCCATTTCTTTTGAATAGGTTACCATCGGATGATCTGTCAGTTTTTTTAAAGGTTCTTTATCATCACTACAGTAATGAATTTCATCCGGAATTGAATTTCTTAAATTAAAGTATGCATAAATTCCGGCGGCCAAAGAAGCAGCCACTAAAATTATAAGTGTAAAATTGCGGTATTTCTGTCTTCTGTTCATCATTATCACATCCTTTCCGCCATAAAGGATACACAACAAGCGATTGTCATGTATCCTTCCTAGTATGTGATAATTCAACTATTATAATCGGGAAGTTTTTTGAATACCCGCCAATTCTTTCATTTCTTTTGCATTCTCTTCCACCGCTTTTGTAATCCTTGCACCGCCAAGAATCCTTGCAAGTTCCGATATTGATTCTTCTTCCGACAGCCTGCGTATTATGGTTTTTGTTTCCATTCCTGTCACAGTTTTTAAAATTTCAAAATGCAGGTCTGCCATGGCTGCAATCTGGGGCAGATGCGTAATGCAGAGAACCTGATGATTTTTCCCAATCTCAGCCATTTTTTCAGAAACCTTCTGAGCCGTTCTGCCACTGATACCTGTATCTATTTCATCAAAAATCAAGGTTTCCGTCTCATCCTTATCCGCAAGAATTGTTTTTATCGCTAACATGATACGGGAAAGTTCTCCTCCCGAAACAACTTTAGCAAGTGCTTTTAACTGTTCACCGGGATTCGTGGAAATCTGAAATTCGATGCTGTCGGTCCCGTCTTTCGTATAATGATCCAGCTCTGAAAATAAGATTTTAAACTTTATATCTTCAAAATTTAAATCTTTTAATCCTTCTGTGATCTCCTGTTGAAGATTCTCACTATAGGATTTCCGAATTTCGGACAAAGTATGTGAAACAGTCTGAAGTGTTTCACCGGCTTTTTTAAGTTTATCAGATAGGATGGATTTTCGGGATTCATAATTAAGTAATTGTTCCAGTCTTTCCGACTGCTTCTTCTTATAAGGAAATATCTCTTCTATTGAATTTCCATATTTTGACTTTAAATGATTAATTTCATCCAGTCTTTTTTCTACCTGGTATAGCTCTTCTTCAGAAAATACAAGCTCAGCCTGGTAATCAGATATTTCTCTGTTAAAATCATTTAAAATACCATCAATATCTTTTAATATATTCTCCAGTTCCACAAGTCTTGTATCACAGGAGGATACACCCGACAATTCTTTCAGGGCTCTCCCCACCTGTTCGCCTGCTCCACTGCCCTCTTCGTATCCGGTCATCCTATGTACCTGATTCAGGCTGTCGGCAATCTTTGCCGCATTGAACATCCTTCGGTACTGCCGCTCCAGCTCTTCATCCTCTCCGGTTTTCAACGCAGCCTCTTCAATTTCCCGAATCTCAAACTCCAGGAATGCAATCTCTCTGGCTCTTCCTTCTTCATCCAATTGGTATTCCGATAATTCTTTTTTCAACTTTTTATAGACCTGATAGGCCTCATTCACGGCATGCTTTGCGGGATCCGTCTTTTCTCTTCCATAAGCATCCAGGATTTCCAGCTGTCTGTCCTGGTAAAGCAAAGACTGATGTTCATGCTGTCCATGAATATCTAAAAGATCCGCTGCCAGATTCTTAACCTGTGACACCGTGCAGGTCTCACCGTTAATCTTGCTGATACTGCGTCCCTCCGACAGCTTCCTGGTAATAATCACCTGTCCATCCGCCGCTTCAATCTCCATCTCTTTTAACTTATCCAGAACTTTGGGATTTCCGGTCTGAAAGACCAGTTCTATCAGAGCAGAATCTGCCCCTTTACGAATCATTTCCTTTGACATCTTCCTGCCCAGTGCAAGATTTACTGAGCCAATGATAATCGACTTGCCTGCCCCTGTCTCTCCAGTCAGAATATTGAGACCGGGGCCGAATTCCACCTCAACTTCATCAATTAAGGCCAGATTTTTCACATGTAAGTTTGTTAACATAATATTGTATCATCCCCACTGCAGTGTTTTTCTCAATTTATCCATGACCACAAGTGCCTCTTCCCTGCTTCGGATTGCACACATAACCGTATCATCCCCTGCGATGCATCCAACGATTTCGCTCCAGTTCAGTTCATCCAGAGCAGCTGCCGCTGCCATAGCCATCCCGGATACGGTTTTGACCACTAAGAGGTTCTCAGCCAGATCCATGGAGACCATTGCATCTCTCAAAACTCTGACATAACGCTCCACATACTCCGGATCTCCACCTTGAAGAACCGCATACTTTGAATGACCATTTTCCTTTGTAATCTTTGTAAGCTTCAACTGCCTGATATCTCTGGATACGGTAGCCTGCGTCACACGGAAGCCGCTTTCATTCAGCCTTGCAGCTAATTCCTCCTGTGTTTCAATATCATATTGGTTGATTAATTTTAATATCTGGGCATGCCTGGCAATTTTCATCAAATCCACCTCCGTCCTTTGTTCTCCTCATGCCTATTTATAACAATTTCCCATTTTCTTGCGGAGTGTTTCCAGAAAGCTGCTGTCGCTGATTTTAATAATTCTGGTATCTCTCCTGGATTTCCGGATTTCAATCCGGTCTCCGCTGACCATAGGCACTCTGTTATCGCCGTCAAAAGCGGCCACCCCATGTTCTGTTCTCCCATCACGTCCGGATCCAAATTCCACCGTAATCTTATCACCTTCAGGGAAGATAATGCTTCTGGTATTCAGTGTATGCGGAGCCAGTGGGGTCATCAGCAAAAGAGAAGCTGCCGGCGATATAATCGGTCCTCCTACAGACAGGCTGTACCCGGTGGAACCTGTTGGGGTGGATATGATAATTCCATCTGCTTGATACGTATTCAGGAAGTCATCATTTACATAATTATTATAACGCACCGCTCTTAAAATTCCATCCCGGGTGATTACTATATCATTCAGTGCAATGTCGGATGCCACAATTTTGTTCTCATGGTAAACGCTTCCCGACAACATCATTCTCCGCTCAATCTTAAATTCGTCGGCCATCAGGCAATCCAGTGCAGGATACATGGTTTTAAGATCAAGTTCTGCCAGATACCCTAAGGTTCCCAGGTTAACGCCCAAAAGCGGAATCTCCTGGTCCACCACCTCCCTGGCTGCTCTTAGGAGTGTCCCATCTCCGCCCAGTACCAGAACACACTCTGCCTTTGAAGGAATCTGATGCTCCCCCCGGGGCATCTCTTCCTTTACATAGCAGATACATCCATGCTTTTCCAGATAGCCGGAAATCTCATGGGTAACCGCCAGTTCTTTGTCTTTCATCTTATTTGTTATGATATAAAATTGTCTCATCATCCTACCCTGTTTTTTATTTATCTAATCTGCCATGGGCTTCTGCAACAACTTCCCGCACAGGAAGACTGTTTTCCATCTCTGATTTTCCGGTCTTGCCAGCATGGAGCAGATACTCGATATTTCCTTCCGGGCCTTTAATCGGAGAAAAGGAAAGATGCATCAACTGAAACCCAAGGGAGGATGCATATTCCATCACTTTATAAATGACCTCTTCGTGCACCTCCGGATCCCTTACAACGCCCTTTTTTCCAACCTTTTCTCTTCCGGCCTCAAACTGCGGTTTAATCAGACAGACAAGCTCTCCCTCCTCTTCCAACAGCTCATATACAGGCCCCAGAACCTTGGTCAGTGATATGAAGGAAACATCAATCGAAACGAAAGAGGGGT
The window above is part of the Novisyntrophococcus fermenticellae genome. Proteins encoded here:
- the spoIVB gene encoding SpoIVB peptidase, whose translation is MMNRRQKYRNFTLIILVAASLAAGIYAYFNLRNSIPDEIHYCSDDKEPLKKLTDHPMVTYSKEMEVSGSGSYKVEVKLADILPLKSVKVEKTERPAVFVSGSSVGIYMETEGVLIVDAGEVQTQDGQLIKPAEHIVRAGDYIEKINGQDLNNKQELLDKVAESDGSSMVLSVMRQDELIDLQVTPVMTEDGSYKLGIWVRDNVQGIGTLTYVTQDGKFGALGHGISDADTGDLLKLGKGELYQAEILDVVKGSSGSPGELRGVIRYRNEDIMGNIDKNTKIGIYGSLDQESMDSLPLNSYEIAMKQEVQPGPATILCSVDGTIREYQAEISNIDLGQSDTNKCFEVRVVDEGLLNVTGGIVQGMSGSPIIQNGKIIGAVTHVFIADATCGYGIFIENMLNI
- the recN gene encoding DNA repair protein RecN is translated as MLTNLHVKNLALIDEVEVEFGPGLNILTGETGAGKSIIIGSVNLALGRKMSKEMIRKGADSALIELVFQTGNPKVLDKLKEMEIEAADGQVIITRKLSEGRSISKINGETCTVSQVKNLAADLLDIHGQHEHQSLLYQDRQLEILDAYGREKTDPAKHAVNEAYQVYKKLKKELSEYQLDEEGRAREIAFLEFEIREIEEAALKTGEDEELERQYRRMFNAAKIADSLNQVHRMTGYEEGSGAGEQVGRALKELSGVSSCDTRLVELENILKDIDGILNDFNREISDYQAELVFSEEELYQVEKRLDEINHLKSKYGNSIEEIFPYKKKQSERLEQLLNYESRKSILSDKLKKAGETLQTVSHTLSEIRKSYSENLQQEITEGLKDLNFEDIKFKILFSELDHYTKDGTDSIEFQISTNPGEQLKALAKVVSGGELSRIMLAIKTILADKDETETLIFDEIDTGISGRTAQKVSEKMAEIGKNHQVLCITHLPQIAAMADLHFEILKTVTGMETKTIIRRLSEEESISELARILGGARITKAVEENAKEMKELAGIQKTSRL
- the argR gene encoding arginine repressor; the encoded protein is MKIARHAQILKLINQYDIETQEELAARLNESGFRVTQATVSRDIRQLKLTKITKENGHSKYAVLQGGDPEYVERYVRVLRDAMVSMDLAENLLVVKTVSGMAMAAAAALDELNWSEIVGCIAGDDTVMCAIRSREEALVVMDKLRKTLQWG
- a CDS encoding NAD(+)/NADH kinase, producing MRQFYIITNKMKDKELAVTHEISGYLEKHGCICYVKEEMPRGEHQIPSKAECVLVLGGDGTLLRAAREVVDQEIPLLGVNLGTLGYLAELDLKTMYPALDCLMADEFKIERRMMLSGSVYHENKIVASDIALNDIVITRDGILRAVRYNNYVNDDFLNTYQADGIIISTPTGSTGYSLSVGGPIISPAASLLLMTPLAPHTLNTRSIIFPEGDKITVEFGSGRDGRTEHGVAAFDGDNRVPMVSGDRIEIRKSRRDTRIIKISDSSFLETLRKKMGNCYK